A genomic window from Halomonas sp. LR3S48 includes:
- the rpsD gene encoding 30S ribosomal protein S4, with protein sequence MARYIGPKCKLSRREGTDLFLKSGVTPFEKKCKSEQIPGVHGQRRQRLSDYGLQLREKQKVRRIYGVLEKQFRSYYKEAARRSGATGEVLLQLLESRLDNVVYRMGFGSTRSEARQLVSHKAIMVNGRAVNVASYQVKPGDVVSVREKAKNQARIQSALSIAANRGEVAWIEVDAKKMEGTFKAIPERGDLSADINENLIVELYSK encoded by the coding sequence ATGGCTCGTTATATTGGACCGAAGTGCAAACTGTCTCGTCGTGAAGGCACCGATCTCTTCCTCAAGAGTGGTGTGACTCCCTTCGAGAAGAAGTGCAAATCCGAGCAGATTCCGGGTGTGCACGGCCAGCGCCGTCAGCGTCTTTCCGACTACGGCTTGCAGCTTCGCGAGAAGCAGAAAGTACGTCGTATCTACGGCGTACTCGAAAAGCAGTTCCGCAGCTACTACAAGGAGGCCGCCCGTCGCTCCGGCGCCACCGGCGAAGTCCTGCTGCAGCTGCTCGAATCCCGACTGGACAACGTCGTCTACCGCATGGGCTTCGGTTCCACCCGTTCCGAGGCGCGCCAGCTGGTAAGTCACAAGGCGATCATGGTCAATGGCCGTGCCGTCAACGTGGCTTCCTATCAGGTCAAGCCCGGCGACGTGGTTTCCGTTCGCGAGAAGGCGAAGAACCAGGCGCGCATCCAGAGTGCGCTTTCCATCGCTGCCAACCGTGGCGAAGTCGCCTGGATCGAGGTCGACGCGAAGAAGATGGAAGGCACCTTCAAGGCTATCCCGGAACGCGGCGACCTGTCGGCCGACATCAACGAAAACCTGATCGTCGAGCTGTACTCGAAGTAA
- the rplE gene encoding 50S ribosomal protein L5: MANLKERYQNEVVAQLKEQFSYANVMQVPRITKVTLNMGIGDATSDKKLIENAIGDLEKLSGQKPLVTNARKSIAGFKVREGWPIGIKVTLRAERMWEFLDRLVNIAIPRVRDFRGLNPKSFDGRGNYSMGVREQIIFPEIEYDKIDRIRGLDVTITTTANTDEEGRALLSALNFPFKK, from the coding sequence ATGGCGAACTTGAAAGAACGTTATCAGAACGAGGTGGTGGCTCAGCTCAAAGAGCAGTTCAGCTACGCCAACGTGATGCAGGTGCCGCGGATCACCAAGGTGACCCTCAACATGGGCATCGGTGACGCGACCAGCGACAAGAAGCTGATCGAGAATGCCATCGGCGACCTGGAGAAGCTCTCCGGTCAGAAGCCGCTGGTGACCAATGCGCGCAAGTCCATCGCGGGCTTCAAGGTGCGCGAAGGTTGGCCGATCGGCATCAAGGTGACCCTGCGTGCCGAGCGCATGTGGGAATTCCTCGATCGTCTGGTCAACATCGCGATCCCCCGCGTACGTGACTTCCGTGGTCTCAACCCGAAGTCCTTCGACGGTCGCGGCAACTACTCCATGGGTGTGCGTGAGCAGATCATCTTCCCGGAGATCGAATATGATAAGATCGACCGGATTCGTGGTCTGGATGTCACCATCACCACTACTGCCAACACCGACGAGGAAGGTCGTGCGCTGCTGAGCGCGCTGAACTTCCCGTTCAAGAAATAA
- the rplF gene encoding 50S ribosomal protein L6: MSRVAKYPVKVPAGVDVKLDGDQLTVKGSQGTLSMTVHPDVAIGQEEGQLTFNPSESAKSWAMAGTTRALVQNLVTGVSEGFTKTLEIVGVGYRAQASGQTLNLSLGFSHPVEYSLPEGVSAETPKNTVIVLKSADKQKLGQVAAEVRAFRPPEPYKGKGVRYADEQVRRKEAKKK; encoded by the coding sequence ATGTCCCGCGTAGCCAAATATCCGGTTAAAGTGCCCGCCGGCGTCGACGTCAAGCTCGACGGCGACCAGCTGACCGTCAAGGGCAGCCAGGGCACGCTGTCCATGACCGTTCACCCGGACGTGGCCATCGGTCAGGAAGAGGGTCAGCTGACCTTCAACCCGAGCGAGAGCGCCAAGTCCTGGGCCATGGCCGGCACCACTCGTGCTCTGGTCCAGAACCTGGTCACCGGCGTCTCCGAGGGTTTCACCAAGACCCTCGAAATCGTTGGCGTCGGCTATCGTGCCCAGGCAAGTGGCCAGACGCTGAATCTGTCACTGGGCTTCTCACACCCGGTCGAGTATTCCCTGCCTGAGGGTGTCTCCGCGGAAACGCCGAAGAACACCGTCATCGTGCTGAAGAGCGCGGACAAGCAGAAGCTGGGCCAGGTCGCCGCCGAGGTTCGTGCCTTCCGTCCGCCTGAGCCCTACAAGGGCAAGGGTGTGCGGTATGCCGACGAGCAAGTGCGTCGTAAAGAAGCCAAGAAGAAGTAA
- the rpsQ gene encoding 30S ribosomal protein S17 — MAEEKKARTLTGKVVSDKMEKSIVVMIERRERHPIYGKYVKRSTKLHAHDEANQAKAGDTVSIQECRPLSKKKAWTLVEVIEQAKG, encoded by the coding sequence ATGGCCGAAGAGAAGAAAGCCCGTACGCTCACCGGCAAGGTGGTGAGCGACAAGATGGAAAAATCCATCGTCGTCATGATCGAGCGCCGCGAGCGGCACCCGATCTATGGCAAGTACGTCAAGCGCTCCACCAAGCTGCACGCCCATGACGAGGCGAACCAGGCCAAGGCCGGCGACACGGTATCCATTCAGGAATGCCGTCCGCTGTCCAAGAAGAAGGCCTGGACGCTGGTCGAGGTGATCGAGCAGGCCAAGGGCTGA
- the rplR gene encoding 50S ribosomal protein L18 translates to MNAKKESRLRRARRARAKMRELGVYRLCVNRTPRHIYAQIISPDGGKVLASASTLDKDLREGATGNSDAAAKVGALIAERAKQAGITQVAFDRAGYKYHGRVKALADAAREGGLEF, encoded by the coding sequence ATGAACGCGAAGAAAGAATCTCGTCTCCGTCGTGCCCGCCGCGCTCGTGCCAAGATGCGCGAGCTGGGCGTGTATCGCCTGTGCGTCAACCGTACCCCGCGTCACATCTACGCGCAGATCATCTCGCCGGATGGTGGCAAGGTGCTGGCCAGCGCTTCGACGCTGGACAAGGACCTGCGCGAGGGGGCGACCGGCAACTCGGACGCCGCCGCCAAGGTGGGTGCGCTGATTGCCGAACGCGCCAAGCAGGCTGGCATCACCCAGGTGGCCTTCGATCGTGCCGGTTACAAGTACCACGGTCGTGTGAAGGCCCTGGCCGACGCCGCACGTGAAGGCGGCCTGGAATTCTAA
- the rpsE gene encoding 30S ribosomal protein S5: protein MAKNEQNTGDLQEKLVQVNRVAKVVKGGRIFGFTALTVVGDGNGRVGFGRGKAREVPVAIQKAMDQARRNMVKVSLKGHTLQYPVKARHGASKVYMQPASEGTGIIAGGAMRSVLELAGVHDVLAKCYGSTNPVNVVRATVKGLASMQSPDDIAAKRGLSVEAITG, encoded by the coding sequence ATGGCGAAGAACGAACAGAACACCGGCGACCTGCAGGAAAAGCTCGTGCAGGTCAACCGCGTCGCCAAGGTGGTCAAGGGTGGCCGAATCTTCGGTTTCACCGCTCTGACCGTCGTGGGCGACGGCAATGGTCGTGTCGGCTTCGGCCGCGGCAAGGCGCGTGAAGTGCCGGTCGCGATCCAGAAAGCCATGGACCAGGCGCGTCGCAACATGGTCAAGGTGAGCCTCAAGGGCCATACCCTGCAGTACCCGGTCAAGGCCCGTCACGGCGCCTCCAAGGTGTACATGCAGCCGGCCTCCGAAGGTACCGGGATCATTGCCGGCGGCGCCATGCGCTCCGTGCTCGAGCTGGCTGGCGTCCATGACGTCCTGGCCAAGTGCTACGGCTCCACCAATCCGGTCAACGTGGTGCGCGCGACCGTCAAGGGTCTCGCTTCCATGCAGTCGCCGGACGACATCGCCGCCAAGCGCGGTCTGTCTGTCGAAGCGATCACGGGGTAA
- the rpsH gene encoding 30S ribosomal protein S8, which translates to MSMQDTLADMFTRIRNAQMATKETVTMPSSTLKVAVARVLKEEGYITDFAVAEGTKPELTVTLKYFEGRPVIEHLQRVSKPSLRQYKGKDALPKVADGMGVAIVTTSKGVMTDRAARQAGVGGEVICTVF; encoded by the coding sequence ATGAGCATGCAAGACACTCTGGCGGATATGTTCACCCGTATCCGCAATGCGCAGATGGCCACCAAGGAGACGGTTACCATGCCGTCCTCCACGCTCAAGGTCGCGGTGGCCCGCGTTTTGAAGGAAGAGGGCTATATCACCGACTTCGCGGTCGCTGAAGGTACCAAGCCCGAACTGACCGTGACCCTCAAGTACTTCGAGGGCAGGCCGGTCATCGAGCACCTGCAGCGGGTATCCAAGCCGTCTCTGCGCCAGTACAAGGGCAAGGATGCACTGCCCAAGGTGGCGGACGGCATGGGTGTGGCGATCGTCACCACCTCCAAGGGCGTGATGACCGACCGTGCCGCTCGCCAGGCGGGCGTCGGTGGCGAAGTCATCTGCACCGTATTCTAG
- the rplO gene encoding 50S ribosomal protein L15 gives MKLNSLSPAPGSKHAEKRVGRGIGSGLGKTGGRGHKGQKSRSGGSVKPGFEGGQMPLQRRLPKFGFTSMKSLVSEEVRLSELAKVTGDEVTLETLKQANVLKNATLHAKIILSGDVNKAVTVRGIKVTKGARAAIEAAGGKVED, from the coding sequence ATGAAACTCAATAGCCTGAGCCCGGCACCGGGCTCCAAGCATGCCGAGAAGCGCGTCGGTCGTGGCATCGGCTCCGGTCTGGGCAAGACCGGCGGCCGTGGTCACAAGGGCCAGAAGTCGCGTAGCGGCGGCAGCGTGAAGCCCGGTTTCGAAGGCGGTCAGATGCCGCTGCAGCGGCGTCTGCCCAAGTTCGGCTTCACCTCCATGAAGTCGCTGGTCTCCGAAGAGGTGCGTCTGAGCGAGTTGGCCAAGGTCACAGGTGACGAAGTCACCCTCGAGACCCTGAAGCAGGCCAACGTGCTCAAGAATGCCACTCTGCACGCGAAGATCATTCTTTCCGGCGACGTCAACAAGGCGGTCACGGTTCGCGGTATCAAGGTCACCAAGGGTGCCCGGGCCGCGATCGAAGCCGCTGGCGGCAAGGTAGAGGACTAA
- the rplX gene encoding 50S ribosomal protein L24, whose product MQKIKRDDEVIVIAGKDKGKRGTIKRVLKDERFVVSGVNMIKRHTKPNPMAGNQGGIVEREAPIHASNVAIFNSETGKADRVGFQVKEDGTKVRIYKSTQTQIDA is encoded by the coding sequence ATGCAAAAGATCAAACGTGACGATGAAGTGATCGTCATCGCCGGCAAGGACAAGGGCAAGCGTGGCACCATCAAGCGCGTCCTAAAGGACGAACGCTTCGTCGTGTCCGGTGTGAACATGATCAAGCGTCACACCAAGCCCAATCCTATGGCGGGCAATCAGGGCGGTATCGTCGAGCGCGAGGCTCCGATTCACGCGTCCAACGTGGCGATCTTCAACTCGGAGACCGGTAAGGCGGATCGCGTCGGCTTCCAGGTAAAGGAAGACGGTACCAAGGTACGTATCTACAAGTCGACGCAGACGCAGATCGACGCCTAA
- the rpmD gene encoding 50S ribosomal protein L30 produces MAATLKVTQTRSTIGTLPKHKATMKGLGLRRIGHTVELEDTPAVRGMIHKVNYLVRVEGE; encoded by the coding sequence ATGGCAGCCACACTCAAGGTTACCCAGACCCGTAGCACCATCGGCACATTGCCCAAGCACAAGGCCACCATGAAGGGCCTGGGGCTGCGCCGCATCGGTCATACGGTTGAACTGGAAGACACCCCTGCCGTGCGCGGCATGATCCACAAGGTCAACTACCTTGTGCGGGTAGAGGGAGAGTAA
- the rpsM gene encoding 30S ribosomal protein S13 — MARIAGVNIPDNKHAAISLTYIFGIGRTRAQEICVATGIAPTTKIQELSSEEVDALRAEVGKYTVEGDLRRDVTLNIKRLMDLGCYRGLRHRRSLPLRGQRTKTNARTRKGPRKPIRK; from the coding sequence ATGGCCCGTATTGCAGGCGTCAATATCCCGGACAACAAGCATGCGGCGATCTCGCTGACCTATATCTTCGGGATTGGCCGCACGCGTGCACAGGAAATCTGTGTCGCTACCGGCATCGCGCCGACCACCAAGATCCAGGAGCTCTCCTCTGAAGAGGTCGATGCCCTGCGTGCCGAGGTTGGCAAGTACACCGTGGAAGGCGACCTTCGTCGTGATGTGACGCTGAACATCAAGCGTCTCATGGACCTGGGTTGCTATCGTGGTCTGCGTCATCGTCGTAGTCTTCCGCTGCGTGGTCAGCGGACCAAGACTAACGCGCGTACCCGTAAGGGCCCGCGTAAGCCGATCCGCAAGTAA
- the rpsN gene encoding 30S ribosomal protein S14 — protein MAKKSMIERELKRTKLVAKYAARRAELKAIIQNVNTSDEERFEATLKLQQLPRDSSPVRQRNRCRITGRPHGYYNKFGLGRNKLREAAMRGEVPGLKKSSW, from the coding sequence ATGGCAAAGAAGAGCATGATTGAACGCGAGCTCAAGCGCACCAAGCTGGTCGCGAAGTATGCGGCCCGCCGTGCCGAGCTCAAGGCGATCATCCAGAACGTGAATACTTCCGACGAAGAGCGCTTCGAGGCGACGCTGAAACTGCAGCAGTTGCCGCGCGACTCCAGCCCGGTTCGTCAGCGTAACCGCTGCCGGATCACCGGTCGTCCGCACGGCTACTACAACAAGTTCGGCCTTGGCCGTAACAAGCTGCGTGAAGCCGCTATGCGTGGCGAGGTCCCTGGGCTGAAGAAGTCCAGCTGGTAA
- the rpsK gene encoding 30S ribosomal protein S11, with the protein MANPRSNRKKVKKQVVDAVAHIHASFNNTIVTITDRQGNALSWATAGGSGFRGSRKSTPFAAQVASERAATAAAEYGVKNVDVLVKGPGPGRESAVRALSAAGFRVQSITDATPIPHNGCRPPKKRRV; encoded by the coding sequence ATGGCTAACCCGCGTAGCAACCGTAAAAAGGTTAAAAAGCAGGTAGTGGACGCCGTCGCGCACATCCACGCCTCTTTTAACAACACGATCGTGACGATCACAGACCGCCAGGGCAATGCCCTTTCCTGGGCAACAGCCGGTGGTTCGGGTTTTCGTGGTTCTCGCAAGAGCACCCCGTTCGCTGCTCAAGTGGCAAGCGAACGTGCAGCGACCGCTGCAGCCGAGTATGGTGTGAAAAACGTCGACGTGCTGGTCAAGGGCCCCGGTCCTGGCCGTGAATCCGCCGTGCGCGCACTGAGCGCTGCCGGCTTCCGCGTGCAGAGCATCACCGACGCGACGCCCATTCCCCACAATGGCTGCCGTCCGCCGAAGAAACGCCGCGTTTAA
- the rplN gene encoding 50S ribosomal protein L14, with amino-acid sequence MIQTQTMLDVADNSGARRVQCIKVLGGSHRRYARVGDIIKVTVKEAIPRGKVKKGQVLKAVVVRTRSGVRRSDGSLIRFDGNAAVLLNNTNEQPIGTRIFGPVTRELRTEKFMKIISLAPEVL; translated from the coding sequence ATGATTCAGACTCAGACAATGCTGGATGTCGCCGACAACAGCGGAGCGCGCCGGGTGCAGTGCATCAAGGTGCTTGGCGGCTCACACCGCCGCTACGCGCGGGTCGGTGACATCATCAAGGTCACGGTGAAGGAAGCCATTCCGCGTGGCAAGGTCAAGAAAGGCCAGGTTCTCAAGGCGGTGGTGGTTCGCACCCGCAGCGGTGTCCGTCGTTCCGACGGCTCGCTGATCCGCTTCGATGGAAATGCGGCAGTTCTGTTGAATAACACCAACGAGCAGCCGATCGGCACCCGTATCTTCGGGCCGGTGACTCGTGAACTTCGCACCGAGAAGTTCATGAAGATCATTTCCCTGGCGCCTGAAGTGCTGTAA
- the secY gene encoding preprotein translocase subunit SecY has translation MAKSGNMPAMGSGLSELWARLRFVLLAIVVYRIGAHIPVPGINPDQLAALFREQQGTILGLFNMFSGGALERMSIFALGIMPYISASIIMQLLTAVSPHLEQLKKEGEAGRRKISQYTRYGTVVLALVQATGMSVGLASQGIAYTADFSFYFTAIVTFVSGAVFLMWLGEQITEKGIGNGISLLIFAGIVAGLPGAVGQAFELARNEGAWNVLPLLALSVLGVATVAFVVFIERGQRRITVNYPRRQVGNKMYAGQSSYLPLKVNMAGVIPPIFASSILLFPASIGQWVGAGDGMEWLQRASQALGPGQPLYILLFAAAVVFFCFFYTALVFNPKDVADNLKKSGAFLPGIRPGEQTARYVDKVMTRLTLFGALYITAVSLMPQFLIVAWNVPFFFGGTSLLIVVVVIMDFMAQVQSHLMSHQYESVMKKSNLKGYGSGGIMR, from the coding sequence ATGGCCAAGTCAGGAAACATGCCGGCGATGGGCAGCGGTCTGAGTGAACTGTGGGCGCGTCTGCGCTTCGTGCTCCTCGCCATCGTGGTGTACCGTATCGGTGCCCATATTCCCGTTCCCGGTATCAATCCTGACCAGCTTGCTGCCTTGTTCAGGGAGCAGCAGGGCACCATCCTGGGACTGTTCAACATGTTCTCGGGTGGTGCGCTGGAGCGCATGAGTATCTTCGCCCTGGGCATCATGCCCTACATCTCGGCGTCGATCATCATGCAGCTGCTGACCGCGGTCTCGCCCCACCTCGAGCAGTTGAAGAAGGAGGGCGAGGCCGGCCGTCGCAAGATCAGCCAGTACACCCGCTACGGTACGGTGGTGCTGGCCTTGGTGCAGGCCACCGGCATGTCGGTGGGTCTGGCCAGCCAGGGCATCGCCTACACTGCTGATTTCAGCTTCTATTTCACTGCCATCGTCACTTTCGTGTCGGGTGCGGTGTTTCTGATGTGGCTGGGTGAGCAGATCACCGAAAAGGGTATCGGCAACGGTATCTCGCTGCTGATCTTCGCCGGCATCGTCGCTGGCCTGCCGGGTGCGGTGGGGCAAGCGTTCGAGCTGGCTCGCAACGAAGGTGCGTGGAACGTGCTGCCGTTGCTGGCCCTCTCCGTGCTGGGCGTTGCGACCGTGGCCTTCGTGGTGTTCATCGAGCGCGGCCAGCGCCGCATCACGGTGAACTATCCGCGGCGTCAGGTCGGTAACAAGATGTATGCCGGGCAGAGCAGCTACCTGCCGCTGAAAGTGAACATGGCGGGCGTTATTCCGCCCATCTTCGCTTCCAGCATCCTGCTGTTCCCTGCCTCCATTGGGCAGTGGGTCGGTGCCGGCGACGGCATGGAGTGGCTGCAGCGGGCGTCCCAGGCCCTGGGGCCGGGACAGCCGTTGTACATCTTGCTTTTCGCGGCGGCGGTGGTATTCTTCTGCTTCTTTTACACAGCGCTGGTCTTCAACCCCAAGGATGTCGCTGACAATCTCAAGAAGTCAGGGGCGTTCCTGCCGGGTATTCGTCCTGGTGAGCAGACCGCTCGCTATGTCGACAAGGTCATGACCCGTCTGACCCTGTTCGGTGCCCTTTACATCACTGCGGTTTCCCTGATGCCCCAGTTCCTGATCGTGGCGTGGAACGTGCCGTTCTTCTTCGGCGGTACCTCGTTGCTGATCGTGGTCGTGGTCATCATGGACTTCATGGCTCAGGTGCAGTCGCACCTCATGTCGCACCAGTACGAGTCGGTGATGAAGAAGTCCAACCTGAAAGGCTATGGCAGCGGCGGCATCATGCGCTGA
- the rpmC gene encoding 50S ribosomal protein L29: MKAQEIREKSVEQLQEQLFELLREQFNLRMQKATGQLSQTHLLKQVRRDIARVKTVLNEKAGD; encoded by the coding sequence ATGAAAGCCCAGGAAATTCGTGAAAAGTCAGTCGAGCAGCTCCAGGAGCAGCTCTTCGAACTCCTCCGCGAGCAGTTCAACCTGCGCATGCAGAAGGCCACCGGCCAGCTCAGCCAGACTCATCTGCTCAAGCAGGTTCGTCGGGACATCGCCCGGGTGAAGACTGTGCTCAACGAGAAGGCAGGTGACTGA
- the rpmJ gene encoding 50S ribosomal protein L36 — protein sequence MKVRASVKKMCRNCKIIRRNGAVRVICTEPRHKQRQG from the coding sequence ATGAAAGTTCGAGCTTCCGTCAAGAAGATGTGCCGCAACTGCAAGATCATTCGGCGCAATGGCGCGGTCCGCGTCATCTGCACCGAGCCGCGGCACAAGCAGCGCCAGGGTTGA